One segment of Aquimarina sp. BL5 DNA contains the following:
- a CDS encoding serine hydrolase: MKSLQKIRLLFFASLCTICFTHVQGQNIEKDIDAIISSMYTANEPGVSILVAKDGKSIYRKAFGKASLELDVPLKPENVFEIGSITKQFTAVAILMLEEQGKLKIDDEITKYIPDYPTNGKKITIHHLLNHTSGIKSYTGMQSFMKSARTDMTPKELIDVFKNEPMDFDPGEEFKYNNSGYILLGYIIEVISGDTYENFIEKNIFEKIDMNSSYYGNMSELIKNRALGYKQEGDTFLNADYLSLTLPYAAGSLMSTIDDLLKWQNAINANTFIKRTSLEKAINGSTLNSGEEINYGYGWRKTDIQGSKGYSHSGGIFGYTTNGIFLEKENVYVIGLTNCNCKNIREITMKVAATVIGKPIPDKKDAIPLSIDEAKKWVGAYEFEEGVIRHIILKEGKLFSLKEGKNSREFEIYPMKDGSFIFDDGTISYTFSLEDDATRQTVFKTAQENFVGKGIDKAPPAERKSITVAPDVLKHYVGKYELQPNFIIDITLEGNSIYAMATGQPKFEIFAESETQFFLKVVPAEITFNKSDKGTIDSLTLNQGGRQMPAKRIE, encoded by the coding sequence ATGAAATCATTACAAAAAATTAGATTACTCTTTTTTGCAAGTCTTTGTACAATCTGTTTTACACACGTTCAAGGTCAAAATATAGAGAAAGATATTGATGCTATTATTTCTTCAATGTATACCGCGAATGAACCAGGAGTTTCTATTTTAGTAGCAAAAGATGGTAAATCTATTTATCGCAAGGCATTTGGTAAAGCAAGTCTAGAGTTAGATGTTCCTTTAAAACCAGAAAATGTATTCGAGATAGGGTCAATTACTAAACAGTTTACAGCGGTTGCTATTCTAATGTTAGAGGAACAAGGAAAGCTTAAAATTGATGATGAAATCACGAAATACATTCCAGATTATCCCACTAATGGTAAAAAGATCACGATTCATCATTTACTGAATCATACTTCGGGTATAAAAAGTTATACAGGGATGCAAAGCTTCATGAAATCCGCAAGAACGGATATGACGCCAAAAGAACTTATTGACGTTTTTAAAAATGAGCCAATGGATTTTGATCCTGGAGAAGAGTTCAAGTATAATAATTCTGGGTACATATTATTAGGATATATCATTGAGGTAATTTCGGGGGATACTTATGAGAATTTTATCGAGAAGAATATTTTTGAAAAGATTGACATGAATTCTTCTTATTATGGAAATATGAGTGAGCTTATTAAAAACAGAGCATTAGGTTATAAACAAGAAGGTGATACGTTTTTAAATGCAGATTATCTTAGTTTGACATTGCCATATGCCGCTGGTTCATTAATGTCTACAATAGATGATTTGTTAAAATGGCAAAATGCAATTAATGCAAATACCTTTATAAAAAGAACAAGCTTAGAAAAAGCAATTAACGGTTCTACATTGAATAGTGGTGAGGAAATTAATTATGGATATGGTTGGCGTAAGACTGATATACAGGGTTCTAAAGGATATTCTCATAGTGGAGGGATTTTTGGGTATACAACGAATGGAATTTTTCTTGAAAAAGAAAATGTGTATGTAATTGGGTTGACTAATTGTAATTGTAAAAACATACGTGAAATTACTATGAAAGTAGCCGCTACGGTAATAGGTAAACCAATTCCAGATAAGAAAGATGCTATACCATTATCCATTGATGAAGCAAAGAAATGGGTTGGTGCATATGAGTTCGAAGAAGGTGTGATAAGACATATTATCCTAAAAGAGGGTAAGTTATTTAGTCTTAAGGAAGGAAAGAACTCAAGAGAATTTGAGATATATCCAATGAAAGATGGTTCATTTATATTTGATGATGGAACCATATCATATACTTTTTCTTTGGAAGATGATGCCACACGACAAACCGTTTTTAAAACGGCTCAAGAAAATTTTGTGGGAAAAGGAATTGATAAAGCACCTCCTGCAGAAAGAAAGTCAATAACTGTAGCACCAGATGTTTTAAAACATTATGTAGGTAAGTATGAACTACAACCAAATTTTATTATTGATATAACTTTAGAAGGAAATTCTATATATGCAATGGCTACAGGTCAACCTAAATTTGAGATTTTTGCAGAAAGTGAAACACAATTTTTCCTAAAAGTAGTTCCTGCAGAAATTACATTCAATAAAAGTGATAAAGGAACCATAGATAGTTTGACTTTAAACCAAGGAGGAAGACAAATGCCTGCTAAACGAATAGAATAA
- a CDS encoding UDP-2,3-diacylglucosamine diphosphatase yields the protein MKKRIVEVVVISDVHLGTFGCQAEELLNYLNSIKPKTLILNGDIIDIWQFRKHYFPKSHLKIIKKIINFASKGTEVIYITGNHDEMLRKFSDTKMGNFQLVDKVVLELDNKKTWIFHGDIFDASIQNAKWLAKLGGWGYDLLILINQLMNWCLVKFGKEKFSLSKKIKNSVKKAVKYINDFEQVAADLAIDNDYHYVICGHIHQPQITKKSNKNGSCMYLNSGDWIENLTALEYKNKEWELITYQNKDIKTDKLVDDEIEDLDISLESIQASFAINKLIKK from the coding sequence ATGAAAAAACGTATTGTTGAAGTTGTTGTGATTTCTGATGTCCATCTAGGGACATTTGGCTGTCAGGCGGAAGAATTGTTAAATTATCTAAATAGTATAAAACCAAAAACACTTATTCTTAATGGGGATATTATTGATATTTGGCAATTCAGAAAACATTATTTTCCTAAATCACACCTTAAAATCATCAAAAAAATTATCAATTTTGCTTCAAAAGGAACAGAAGTTATTTACATAACAGGGAATCATGATGAGATGCTAAGAAAGTTTAGTGATACCAAAATGGGTAACTTCCAATTAGTGGATAAAGTTGTTCTGGAGTTAGATAATAAGAAAACCTGGATATTTCACGGCGACATTTTTGATGCTTCTATACAAAATGCAAAATGGCTTGCCAAACTTGGTGGTTGGGGATATGATCTTTTGATATTAATAAATCAACTTATGAATTGGTGTCTGGTAAAGTTTGGTAAAGAAAAATTCTCTTTATCCAAAAAGATCAAAAATAGTGTAAAGAAGGCTGTGAAATATATTAATGATTTCGAACAAGTGGCAGCAGATTTAGCTATCGATAATGATTATCATTATGTAATTTGTGGACACATTCATCAACCTCAAATAACCAAAAAATCTAATAAAAATGGATCCTGTATGTATTTAAACTCTGGTGATTGGATTGAAAACCTTACTGCTCTAGAGTATAAAAATAAGGAGTGGGAACTTATAACATACCAAAATAAAGATATTAAAACTGATAAATTGGTAGATGATGAAATAGAAGATCTAGATATTAGTTTAGAAAGTATTCAAGCTTCTTTTGCAATCAATAAATTGATAAAAAAATAA
- a CDS encoding DUF4494 domain-containing protein: protein MSATWYECKVKYRKINDSGVQKVTTEPYLVDAVSYTEAETRINEEMAAYVSEEFKITNIKVANFAEIHPFENSDRWFKSKVSLIAYDEESGKERKTNMYLLVQANDVKEAFDNTNSMMKGTTGDYTIPAITESPIMDVFPYFTGEEDQLEKFKALRDSIQVVEEVEIDENVPAAPGFIIKDEEE from the coding sequence ATGAGCGCTACTTGGTATGAATGTAAAGTAAAGTATAGAAAAATAAACGATTCCGGAGTACAGAAGGTTACTACAGAACCTTATTTGGTGGATGCTGTATCTTATACAGAAGCAGAAACTAGAATTAATGAAGAAATGGCAGCTTATGTTAGCGAAGAATTTAAAATCACTAATATAAAAGTTGCGAATTTTGCCGAGATACATCCGTTTGAGAATTCTGATCGTTGGTTTAAGTCAAAGGTATCTTTGATTGCATATGATGAAGAAAGTGGTAAAGAACGAAAAACTAATATGTACTTACTTGTACAGGCAAATGATGTAAAAGAAGCTTTCGATAATACAAATAGTATGATGAAAGGTACCACAGGAGATTATACCATACCAGCTATTACAGAATCGCCAATCATGGATGTGTTTCCTTATTTTACAGGAGAAGAAGATCAATTAGAAAAGTTTAAAGCATTACGAGATTCTATTCAGGTTGTAGAAGAAGTAGAGATAGATGAAAATGTACCTGCAGCTCCTGGTTTTATTATAAAAGACGAAGAAGAATAA
- a CDS encoding tRNA-(ms[2]io[6]A)-hydroxylase yields MLGLKLATDPRWAALVESNIEEILTDHAWCEQKAATNAITIITLNSEHEDLVTDLLILAQEELEHFQMVHELIKKRGYKLGRERKDSYVNELFKHKVKQGGSRQQGLVSRLLFSAMIEARSCERFKLLSEKIKDSELSKFYHDLMISEAGHYTTFIGFARKYGKDIDVDQQWQDLLKFEGELIQKYGKKETIHG; encoded by the coding sequence ATGCTTGGTTTAAAATTGGCAACGGATCCTCGTTGGGCTGCATTAGTAGAATCAAATATCGAAGAAATTCTTACAGATCACGCTTGGTGTGAACAAAAAGCAGCAACCAATGCTATTACTATTATCACACTAAACTCTGAACACGAAGATCTGGTAACCGATTTACTGATCTTAGCTCAAGAAGAATTAGAGCATTTTCAAATGGTTCATGAACTCATAAAAAAGCGTGGTTATAAACTCGGACGCGAACGAAAAGATAGTTATGTAAATGAATTATTTAAGCATAAAGTAAAACAAGGAGGAAGTCGTCAGCAAGGTTTAGTAAGTAGATTGCTTTTTTCTGCTATGATCGAAGCTCGAAGTTGTGAACGTTTTAAACTTCTTTCGGAAAAAATAAAGGATTCCGAATTATCAAAATTCTATCATGATCTTATGATTAGTGAAGCGGGTCACTATACAACCTTTATTGGTTTTGCGCGTAAATACGGAAAAGATATTGATGTGGATCAACAATGGCAAGACCTACTGAAATTCGAAGGAGAACTTATTCAAAAATATGGCAAAAAAGAAACGATACACGGATAA
- a CDS encoding FAD-binding and (Fe-S)-binding domain-containing protein: MIKETDLLVLQDRLDGELRFDSLTKSLYATDASVYRRIPIAAAFPKNISDIKKIIDFANDHNCGLIPRTAGTSLAGQCVGEGIVVDVSKYFTKIISVDKTNKTVTVQPGVIRDDLNRFLKPYGLFFGPNTSTSNRCMIGGMVGNNSSGTTSIQYGVTRDKVIELQTILSDGSEAVFTDISKEDFEHKMNQNTLEGKIYKTIYEELSPKDIQKRIDDNFPKPDIHRRNTGYAIDELIISAIFSDRKDSFNMCKLLSGSEGTLAFTTQITLQLDELPPQESLMIASHFRSIEDCLNAVAPVMQHELFTCEMMDKTILDCTKNNIEQLKNRFFIKEDPQAILMLELRANDTKNLEKQKLALLSTLEKSKLSYANPILLGDEIHQALELRKAGLGLLGNIVGDKKAVACIEDTAVALPDLADYIAEFSDLMKKHDQQAVYYAHAGAGELHLRPILDLKKKEDVVLFKKITDDVAALVKKYKGSMSGEHGDGIVRAGYIPFMIGEENYELLKRIKNAFDPKSIFNPGKIVNAYAMDEHLRYEIDREEPEIKTLFDFTDSQGILRATEKCNGSGDCRKSVEAGGTMCPSYRATKNEKDTTRGRANALREVLTNNTSKNTFNQKELKEVFDLCLSCKGCSSECPSNVDVATLKAEFEYQYQKEHGVSLRTKLFANNNKLNNLGRIAPGLTNFVFKNTITSGILKSTLGIAKERDLPLLSKQSLRNWCCKNLVSIQPKNPIKTIYFFIDEFTDHLDSNIGIDAIELLTQLNYEVKIAKHKESGRTFISKGLLKQAKALANHNVSVFSNLISDEISLIGLEPSAILTFRDEYLRLADHKEDAKTLSKNVFLIDEFLKSEIELGNISSDQFTNEEKVIKLHGHCHQKALSTIHTTFVYLNLPKNFKVTIIPSGCCGMAGSFGYEKEHYDISMQVGEQTLFPSVRKASEATIIAAVGTSCRHQIKDGTQRTALHPISILRKAFVN, from the coding sequence ATGATTAAAGAAACTGACCTGTTAGTTTTACAAGATCGGTTAGATGGGGAACTAAGATTTGATTCACTTACGAAATCATTATATGCTACGGATGCATCAGTATATCGTAGGATTCCTATTGCGGCTGCTTTTCCAAAGAATATATCAGATATAAAGAAAATTATTGATTTTGCTAATGATCATAATTGCGGTTTGATTCCTAGAACAGCTGGGACATCCCTTGCAGGACAATGTGTAGGAGAAGGTATTGTAGTAGATGTATCTAAATATTTTACTAAGATAATCTCTGTTGATAAAACAAATAAAACGGTAACCGTTCAACCGGGAGTGATTAGGGATGATCTTAATCGTTTTTTAAAACCATATGGATTATTTTTTGGCCCTAATACATCTACTTCTAATCGATGTATGATTGGCGGAATGGTTGGTAATAACAGTAGTGGAACTACCTCTATACAATATGGAGTTACCAGAGATAAGGTAATTGAGTTACAAACGATTTTGTCTGATGGGAGTGAAGCTGTTTTTACAGATATTTCTAAAGAAGATTTTGAACATAAAATGAATCAAAATACTCTTGAAGGTAAAATATATAAAACCATTTACGAAGAACTCTCACCAAAGGATATACAAAAGCGAATTGATGATAATTTTCCAAAACCGGATATACACAGACGTAATACTGGATATGCAATAGATGAACTTATAATATCAGCTATTTTTTCTGATAGAAAGGATAGCTTTAATATGTGTAAGTTACTATCTGGTAGTGAAGGAACATTGGCTTTTACTACCCAGATTACCTTACAGTTAGATGAGTTACCTCCGCAAGAATCATTGATGATTGCTTCTCATTTTCGCTCTATTGAAGATTGTCTTAATGCGGTAGCACCTGTAATGCAACACGAATTATTCACTTGTGAGATGATGGATAAAACGATTTTAGATTGTACTAAGAATAATATAGAACAGCTTAAAAATCGTTTCTTTATAAAAGAAGATCCACAAGCAATTTTAATGCTCGAACTAAGAGCAAACGATACTAAAAACCTTGAAAAACAAAAATTAGCACTTTTATCTACTCTAGAGAAATCAAAATTATCATATGCAAATCCTATTTTATTAGGAGATGAAATACATCAGGCTTTAGAGCTTCGGAAAGCAGGATTAGGACTATTAGGTAATATTGTTGGTGATAAGAAAGCAGTTGCGTGTATAGAAGATACGGCAGTCGCTTTACCTGATTTGGCAGATTATATCGCCGAGTTTTCTGATCTTATGAAGAAACACGATCAGCAAGCCGTTTATTATGCGCACGCAGGTGCTGGAGAACTCCACCTAAGACCTATTTTAGATCTTAAAAAGAAAGAAGACGTAGTGCTTTTTAAAAAAATAACCGATGATGTAGCTGCTTTAGTAAAGAAGTATAAAGGATCTATGAGTGGAGAACATGGGGACGGAATTGTCCGTGCAGGATATATTCCTTTTATGATTGGAGAAGAGAATTATGAATTATTGAAACGAATTAAAAATGCTTTTGATCCTAAAAGTATTTTCAATCCTGGTAAAATTGTCAATGCTTATGCTATGGATGAGCATCTACGATATGAAATTGATCGTGAAGAACCTGAAATAAAAACATTGTTTGATTTTACGGATTCGCAAGGAATATTAAGGGCTACAGAAAAATGTAATGGTAGTGGTGATTGCAGAAAATCTGTAGAAGCAGGTGGAACCATGTGTCCAAGTTACAGAGCAACTAAAAATGAAAAAGATACCACCAGAGGTAGAGCAAATGCTCTAAGAGAAGTGTTAACTAATAATACAAGTAAAAATACATTTAATCAAAAGGAGTTAAAAGAAGTTTTTGATTTATGCCTTAGTTGTAAAGGGTGTTCTAGTGAATGTCCTTCTAATGTAGATGTGGCTACTTTAAAAGCTGAGTTTGAATATCAATACCAAAAAGAGCATGGAGTTTCGTTAAGAACGAAGCTATTTGCAAATAATAATAAATTAAATAATCTAGGAAGAATTGCTCCTGGATTAACAAACTTTGTTTTTAAAAATACAATTACTTCTGGAATTTTAAAATCTACATTAGGTATTGCTAAAGAAAGAGATTTACCTCTGTTAAGTAAACAGTCTCTTAGAAATTGGTGCTGTAAAAATTTAGTATCCATTCAACCAAAAAATCCAATAAAAACTATTTACTTTTTCATAGATGAATTTACAGATCATTTAGACTCTAATATTGGAATTGATGCCATAGAACTACTAACTCAATTAAATTATGAAGTAAAAATAGCCAAGCATAAAGAAAGTGGTAGAACTTTTATTTCGAAAGGTTTGTTAAAGCAAGCCAAAGCTTTGGCAAATCATAATGTAAGTGTTTTTAGTAATTTGATTTCGGATGAAATATCTCTAATCGGTTTAGAACCTTCAGCTATATTAACATTTAGAGATGAATATCTCCGATTAGCAGACCATAAAGAAGATGCTAAAACACTTTCTAAAAATGTTTTTCTCATCGATGAATTTTTAAAATCAGAAATCGAACTAGGAAACATTTCTTCTGATCAATTTACAAATGAAGAAAAGGTGATAAAACTTCACGGACACTGTCATCAAAAAGCATTATCTACTATTCATACAACGTTTGTATATCTTAACTTACCTAAAAACTTTAAAGTTACTATTATTCCATCCGGATGTTGTGGTATGGCGGGATCTTTTGGATATGAAAAAGAACACTATGATATCAGTATGCAAGTAGGCGAGCAGACGTTGTTTCCATCCGTTAGAAAGGCTTCTGAAGCTACCATTATTGCTGCTGTTGGAACGAGTTGTAGACATCAGATAAAAGATGGGACACAACGCACTGCGTTGCATCCCATTAGTATATTAAGAAAAGCCTTTGTCAATTAG
- a CDS encoding adenylate/guanylate cyclase domain-containing protein, translating into MSILSPLKKRLIYRVTPFIILFIISSLIYLFLEKGILGDATHYPSTNNPYNFNNSIIISIISACIFGLIIGSFEVLYFNKFFYSKSFLKKIIYKIAFYIVIVIIFLVSTATISFIVEFDTDLFDKNVWINLRNFVTNIAFLSVILYIITTIGFSLFYLEVSDNIGQEVLFNFFTGKYHKPIEEERIFMFLDMKSSTSIAEKLGHVKYFEMLAQYYADLSNAIVEHAGIIYQYVGDEIVVSWSLDKGLKNNNCIHCFYSMQKALKNQSTKYLEQFGVLPTFKAGFHCGMITAGEIGTIKKVIVFTGDVLNTTARIEGLCNTYGQVILISDCLVKKLKNNSGFTYKTVDKASLRGKNEQIELFTIV; encoded by the coding sequence ATGAGTATACTTTCTCCTTTAAAAAAAAGATTAATATATAGGGTTACTCCTTTCATTATACTTTTTATTATTTCATCTTTAATTTATTTATTTTTAGAAAAAGGAATTCTCGGTGATGCAACCCATTACCCTTCTACTAACAATCCTTATAACTTTAATAACAGTATCATTATTTCCATAATTTCTGCTTGTATTTTTGGGTTAATTATTGGTTCTTTTGAAGTATTATATTTTAATAAATTCTTTTATTCGAAAAGCTTCCTTAAAAAAATAATCTACAAAATAGCTTTTTATATAGTTATAGTAATTATTTTCTTAGTTAGTACAGCTACTATATCATTCATTGTTGAATTTGATACTGATTTATTTGACAAGAACGTATGGATAAATTTGCGCAATTTTGTAACTAATATTGCTTTTCTTAGTGTTATATTATATATCATAACAACTATTGGATTTTCTTTGTTTTATCTAGAAGTAAGTGACAATATTGGTCAAGAAGTATTATTTAATTTTTTTACTGGAAAATACCATAAACCCATTGAAGAAGAGCGCATTTTTATGTTTTTGGATATGAAGTCCTCTACTTCTATTGCTGAAAAATTAGGTCACGTGAAATATTTTGAGATGTTAGCCCAATATTATGCTGATCTATCCAACGCTATTGTAGAACACGCGGGTATTATATATCAGTATGTAGGAGATGAAATTGTGGTTTCTTGGAGTTTAGATAAAGGACTTAAAAATAATAACTGTATTCATTGTTTTTACTCTATGCAAAAAGCTCTCAAAAATCAATCTACAAAATATCTGGAACAATTTGGAGTTTTACCAACTTTTAAAGCAGGATTTCATTGCGGAATGATTACAGCCGGCGAAATTGGAACAATTAAAAAGGTTATCGTTTTTACAGGAGATGTACTTAATACTACAGCCAGAATTGAAGGACTCTGTAACACCTATGGACAAGTTATTCTTATTTCTGATTGTTTAGTAAAAAAATTGAAAAACAACTCTGGTTTTACATACAAGACAGTTGATAAAGCTTCATTAAGAGGGAAAAATGAACAAATAGAATTGTTTACAATTGTTTAA
- a CDS encoding DUF4848 domain-containing protein produces MKNILKITLSIFSFLLIYSCQQELEVNDELENINQEINIEEITSKIYVSEDGVLNFATTEDFKNTILWIKDLSEEKIISWNNDIGFNSLFSIYINALDEEKRIYNQYKDFLQEDNSKDIALAKSFDEEYNSLKKKYENYMSFDGYTIDQFRIKDEILATLLDKNGIVYVAGSKLEYSNKELRINLNYKNDPSLKKSGNKNDDLIVINLLNENINKTFDETLKDNCIWSPPGERRELTGNTSIINTFTPQYRQVWVPRVCNIVCSGLEELPIDPSDGGIIPIGDPGECYEVCTGGYYRNVFVRNNLTSTRLVATMRSYKCRQAFVGLGCSRRWSIQSVFLLVDTQGFIQEINPGSFSKFTYTEDLSNRGITNVEVTYSRRPSDSNCTTQISW; encoded by the coding sequence ATGAAAAACATCTTAAAAATCACATTGTCCATTTTTAGTTTTTTACTAATCTATTCTTGTCAACAGGAGTTGGAAGTTAATGATGAACTAGAAAATATTAATCAAGAAATCAATATTGAAGAAATTACATCCAAAATCTATGTTTCTGAAGACGGAGTGCTAAACTTTGCAACCACAGAGGATTTTAAAAATACTATTTTATGGATAAAAGATCTATCAGAAGAGAAAATAATAAGCTGGAATAATGATATTGGTTTCAACTCTTTATTCTCTATATATATAAACGCATTAGATGAAGAAAAAAGAATTTATAACCAGTATAAAGATTTTCTTCAAGAAGACAATTCAAAAGATATAGCATTGGCAAAATCTTTTGATGAAGAATATAATTCTCTAAAAAAGAAATATGAAAACTATATGTCTTTTGATGGTTACACTATTGATCAATTTAGAATCAAGGATGAAATTTTAGCTACTTTGTTGGATAAAAATGGAATTGTTTACGTTGCAGGTTCAAAACTGGAATATTCTAATAAGGAATTAAGGATTAATCTAAATTATAAAAATGATCCTTCACTAAAAAAATCAGGAAATAAGAATGATGATTTAATTGTTATCAATTTATTGAATGAAAATATCAATAAAACTTTTGATGAAACACTAAAAGACAATTGTATATGGTCTCCTCCAGGTGAGCGAAGAGAATTGACTGGGAATACCTCAATAATAAATACATTCACTCCCCAATACAGACAGGTTTGGGTACCAAGAGTGTGTAATATTGTTTGTTCTGGATTAGAAGAATTACCTATAGATCCATCAGATGGAGGTATTATTCCAATTGGAGATCCGGGAGAATGCTATGAAGTATGCACAGGAGGATATTATCGAAATGTTTTCGTAAGAAATAATCTAACAAGCACTAGACTTGTCGCTACAATGAGAAGTTATAAGTGTAGACAGGCGTTTGTGGGATTAGGATGTTCAAGACGTTGGAGTATTCAATCTGTATTTCTTCTTGTAGACACTCAAGGTTTTATACAGGAAATAAATCCTGGAAGTTTTTCAAAATTCACATACACTGAAGATCTTTCAAATAGAGGTATTACCAATGTAGAGGTAACATACTCAAGAAGGCCATCTGATTCTAACTGTACTACTCAAATATCTTGGTAA